A segment of the Fibrobacter succinogenes subsp. succinogenes S85 genome:
AAAACATCAAGGGAAAAGAATTGGCAAATGAAACACATTTTGCCGTGGGCAAGAAAGTTCGCCAAACTATTGCTGAACTTGGCGGAACAATGCCAGAAAACCTACCCACTCCCAAGATCAGTGCCAAAAAGTTGAAACAGGAACGCAAGAAAGCCATTGCGAAGAAATAACAAATCTCGCCAAAAGAGTTCCCATTTCATTTTGACGCACCGATTGTTTCACTAGCGAAACACCGACCGTCACTTTCTGAAATACCAACTTCGCTTGCGCCCATTCAATCGCATTTTTCAGCCACCCGCGCACACATTTTTGCACTTTTTTCGCCGTCCCACCCACCAAAAACCGCATTTTTTCATCAAATTTCGCCATTTTTGCAATTTTCGCCATCACCTCACAAAAAAAATTTTCTGCGTAACTCTCAAAATCGAAAAAGTTGGCACGGCTTTAGCTTAAGGTAGGGTGTAAAACAAAAGGGCCAACGGTAAACGCCGAGCCCGCAACAAAAAGAGGTTAAAATTATGATGAACACACAGATCCTTCCGAACGCTTTCTATGGTATCCAGAACTTCATTGACAGCTTGAACGCCGCAAACGCACAGGGCGAAAGCACCTACACGCCGAAGGCTGACTACTACGAAACCGAAGGCGGCTTTGCTCTCGAAGTCGAACTTCCGGGTGTCAAGAAAGAAGACATGGACATCCAGGTCGAAAAGAATATCTTGACGGTCAAGGCTACCCGCGCACGCAAGGACGAAAAGTTCACTTACGAACGTAGCTTCCGCTTGGCCGACGATATCGATACCGACAACATTAAAGTCTCCTTGGAAAACGGTATCCTGAAATTCGATCTCTCCAAGAAAGCTCAGGCCGCAGCCCGCAAGATTACCATCGCCTAAAAAGCGATTGGGCTAACGCCTAAAATTTCATAAAGTCCTTTTTCATACCTCCTCCTTAGAACAACAGATTCCCGGCAGCGATGTCGGGAATTTTTATTGCCAAATTTTCTTTTTTGTGTTATATTTGAATTTGCAAATGATTCGCAAATTGTAATTTCACATTCCATATAAAGGATTCTTATGAAAAAAAATAAGAAACCGGTAATTCTCATTACTGGGTATTTGGGTTCTGGCAAAACGACACTTTTAAACAATATTCTCAAGCAAGAGAAGCGAAAAGTCGCCCTCATCGTGAATGATATGGGCAGCATCAACGTTGATGCCGAAATTTTAAAGAAGAACGGTTCAAATGTCACCGAATGTCCAATGTTTGAATTGCAAAACGGTTGCATTTGCTGCACTCTGCGCGATGAATTCATTCAGCAAATCGAGAAGATTTCCAATCTTGATTCTATCGAAGTCGTATTTGTTGAAGCCTCCGGCATCAGTGACCCCGGCGCCGTCAGCGCAAGCTTCCTCGCCTACGAAGATGAAAATCCCAACACGAACGTTTACTTAACTTCCATCGTCACGGTGGTCGATGCCGACCGTATTTACCGAGAATTTCTGAGCGACCTCAAGCTCAGAAAAGACGAAATGTTTAACGACATCGAACTTTCTCAAGAAGAAATATCAACGCTTATTGTTGACCAGATTGAATTTTGCAACTTCATCGCCTTGAACAAATGCGATTTGCTCAGCGAAGACCAACTGAAAGAAGTGGAATCCATCGTACGTGATTTCCAGACTCGCGCCCCGATCATCCGCTCGGTCAACGCCGAAATTGACATTGACAAGATTATGACGAAAAAGCCGTTCAACTACGGGCAAATAGACTCCTCGTCCGCAATCCAGAAGGCCATGGAAAGCCTAAAAAACCCCAGCCGTTCAAGCAGCGGTTGCGTTGATGAATACGGAATTTCTTCATTTGTCTTTGAAGCCCGCAAACCGTTCAACAGAGAACGCTTCATGGAATTTGTAAACAACCGCTACCCCACACAGCTCATCCGTTCCAAGGGCTACATCTGGTTCTCGGACTGCAGCCGCGACGTGCAACTTTTTGAACAGGCAGGTCGCAATTCGTCAGTAATGCCAGTTTCATATTGGATCGATGCACTCCAGGAAGACGTAAAGCAATCCTATATTGCAAGCAATCCCGAGCTCAAGGAAAACTGGGATTCCCGATTTGGCGACCGAGAAAACCAGGTCGTATTCATCGGAAGGGGCTACAACAAGGACGAGATCATGCTCGAACTTGAAAAGTGCCTGGACGAGCGGGCGATCGCCTAGTGGCATACTTGACAATCATTCTCAAATTGACTAAATTTCAATTTGGGAATGAATTGCATTTTCAAAGGCAATGGTGAAAATGGTTAAAACGGAATACAAAACACAGACTCGCCAGATGATTCTGGACTATATGGTCAAAAATCCTGACCGTATTTTCAAGGCTTCCGAAATTGCACAAAGTCTGCCCGATGTTTCGTTGAGCACCATCTACCGCAATTTGGCAAGGCTTGAAGAAGCAGGAATGGTGCAAATCGTTGGAGCCGAAAAGAACAACGAACTTCAATACCGCTATACAGGCCCGGGCCGCTGCGCCTCCAAGATGCACCTCGTCTGCAAAGACTGCGGAAAGTTTTTTCATCTGGAAGGTCCCGCGCTCCGCCTTTTGCAGCATTCCATTGAACGCCTGAATGGCTTCATTCTTGACCAGCAGCAATCGGTTTTACTCGGCCATTGCGCCGTTTGCAGCAGACAAAGGAAATAAATTGTTCCATTTATTTGACAAGTTGGTGGTAGCGATAGCGCTCTTTTACGCAGAGCACCGCACAGAACATCATTGTCATGGCGAGCATTGCCACGTCTGCCACCACATCCACCATTGTCTGGATATCATTTCAGAATTTTGTTTTGAGCTTGTTGAAGCTCCGATAGCATCAACTTGCCGTTGCTTTCTTTTTAAGTTGGTAAAGTTCGCAGTCATCGTACTGCGCCCGACAACGCTTGTTTCACAAAAAATATTACTGCTAAATTAATTTTCAAAGCAGAACAACAACACAACAAGCAGTTTTCCACAAAAATTCCAACATTCCCAAAAGGATAAAAATGAAAAAAATTTATTCTCTGGCCTGCGCCATTTTCGTCGCAGCCTTGTTCGCTTTTGTCGCCTGCAACGACGCTCCCCAAAACAACACCACCAAAGAAAGCAAGCTTTCTGTGGTCACCACCATCTTCCCCGAATTTTCTTGGGCAAAGTCCATTCTCGGTGATCAAACCAATTCCGTAGATCTCGCTTTGCTAATCAAGAACGGCATCGACCTGCACAGTTTCAAGCCGACCGCACAAGACATCGCAAAGATTGCAAGCGCCGACATGGTCATTTACGTTGGTGGTGAATCCGACGATTGGATTGAAAAAGCTCTTGAAGCAACACCGAAAAAAGGCCGCACAGAAATCAACTTGATGAAGGTTCTTGGCGACCGCGTAAAGGTGGAAGAAGTTGTCGAAGGCATGCAAGCCGAAGAAGAACACGAGCACCATCACCACGATGAAGAAGTCGAAAACGATGAACATGTTTGGCTTTCACTGAAAAATGCCGAAATAATCGTCAATAAAATTGCCGAAGAACTTTCCAAGCTTGATGCCGCCCACGCAACAGTCTACAAGCAAAACGCCGATGCCTACATTGCCCAAATCCAGTCCCTTGATAAAGAATATCGCGAGGCCGTCAATGGAGCCACCCGCAAGACGGTCCTCTTTGGTGACAGATTCCCATTTCGCTATCTGGTGGACGATTATGGTATTAAGTATTATGCCGCGTTTGTTGGTTGCTCCGCTGAGAGCGAGGCAAGTTTCGAGACCATCGCATTCCTCGCAGGAAAAATGGATGCAGAATCGCTTCCGGTAATTTTCACGATCGAGAACAGCAACGATAAAATCGCCAAGGCCGTCCTCGCTGCAAGCAAAAATTCCAAGAGCGCACAAATCCTCTCCATTAATTCAATGCAATCCATCACAGAAGCACAAATCGCAGGAGGCATAGATTACCTCTCGCTGATGAAATCCAATTTGGACGTTCTGAAAAAAGCATTGAACTAATTTCTCTCTTGCTAAGAATAAATCGCATGAATAACAATTTAAATACAAATTCCATAAGTCAAACAAAAAGCCCTTTACTCAAGTGCAGCAACATCACACTTGGTTACGGGAGCAAGAACATTGTAAACAACTTCAACTATACGATTCATTCAGGCGATTATCTTAGCATTATCGGTCGGAATGGTTGCGGCAAGACAACTTTTTTGCGCGGGCTCGCAGGCGTTTTGCACCCAAGAGCCGGCAAAATTGAACTCAGCAGCGGCCTAAAGCGAAACCAGATTGGTTACCTGCCACAAATAACAGTGACGCAAAAAGATTTTCCCGCATCTGTTGAAGAAATTGTTCTCTCGGCGTTCCAAGGGAAAAACCTTTTATTACCATTCTACGGGAAAGCCCTCCGCAAGCGTGCAGACGAGTGTTTGGAATTGACGCACGCCACAAATTTGCGCAAGGAAAGCTTCCGTGAACTTTCGGGAGGCCAAAAGCAGCGCGTTCTTTTAGCAAGGGCATTATGCGCTGCCGAAAGGCTTCTGCTTTTAGACGAGCCCGTCACTGGGCTCGATCCCGAATCATCGCAAAACATGTACAACATCATCAAGGACCTTCACGAAAACAAGAACATGACCATCGTGATGGTAACGCATGATATAGACGCCGCCCGCAACAACTCCACCCGAATACTGAACTTCAACGAAATAATGCAATAGTAACCTGTTTACTAACCACTAATCACTAACCACTTTGTAATGCTCGACAAACTCTTCTTCTACCTAGACTTCCCTTTTGTTCGTTATGCGATTATCGTAGGAACACTCATATCGCTGTGTTCCTCGCTTTTGGGAGTCACGCTCGTTCTAAAGCGCTATTCTTACATTGGCGACGGACTTTCACACGTTGCATTCGGAGCACTCGCAATCGCGGCAGTTCTTAAAGTCACGAACAACATGCTCATCATTTTGCCCGTGACCATCGTTGTAGCCATTTTGCTCCTCTGCGGAGGTAAAGACGCGCGAATCAAAGGCGACGCCGCCATTGCCATGGTATCGGCGGGGGCTCTAGCCATCGGCTATCTGCTAATGAACATTTTCTCGTCTTCGGCAAATATCGCAGGCGATGTTTGCACAACGCTTTTCGGTTCCATGTCCATTCTTACGCTCAAGCCGACAGACGTTTATCTTTGCGTAACCCTTTCTGCAATCGTCCTTGTCACATTCGTCCTCTTTTACCACAAGATTTTCGCCATCACCTTTGACGAAAATTTCGCACGAGCGACAGGCGTCAACGTCAATTTTTTCAACCTCCTTATCGCAATCATTATCGCAGCGATTATCGTCCTTGCCATGAATCTCGTCGGAGCTTTGCTCGTTTCGGCGCTCGTTGTTTTCCCCGCGCTTTCAGCCATGCGAGTTTTCAAAAGCTTTTTCACGGTAACAGTTGCTGCAGCCACAATTTCTGTAATCTGCTCACTTACAGGAATCATCGCCGCCATACTTGCCGGGACTCCTGTGGGTTCAACAATTGTCGCAGCAGACATAGTCGCATTCCTCATTTGCTTCATTGCAAGTACCCTTCGTAATAGGAGAATGTAATTTGCATAAAGCATTCACCATCATCCTCACAGCACTCGTTTTTACCGTATCTGCTTTTGCCAAAGTATCCACAAATACTCACGCCGATATTGATCTCACGCGCATGAGCAGTACCATGGTCTATTCCATAGTTTATCAAATGGTCACCGACCCACAAAAATACACCGGCAAGACCATCAAAATGAAAGGAATATTTTCAAGCTACGTTGACGAAGAGACAAACCGTCGCTTTTTCGGTTGCGTCATCAAGGACGCTCTCGCCTGTTGCTCGCAAGGTCTCGCTTTTGAGCTTGCCAAGCCACGTAAATATCCAAGCGAATATCCATCCGAAGGAGCATCCATCACCATCATCGGAACTTTTGAATTCGAAAAAGAAGAAGACGGAATCGGATTCCCGATTATCAAGGACGCCATACTTTTCAGATAATTTCGTAAATCAGTCCAATGATAAACCTATTGAACATGCGTAAATTCGCCATTGTGCTTATCGCGGCAAGCCTTTTGGCAATTGCCCAGCATCACCATGACGATTTTGACGGTCACGAAGACTGCCCTATTTGCGCATTGATTCACGAATGCGAAGACATTAAAGACCATACACCAGAAGTTACTGTTTTCTGGTTCATTCTTTTCCTTATAACTATACCACACCTCACACAAAAAACTTTTTCAACAATCCTTCATTACAGGCCACGCGGCCCGCCTAACATCTGTTTGGCATAACTCATCCAAAAAAAATAAAGAACACAAGTCCGCCTAATTACACCTCTTTAGGCGCTTTTGAAACGTTGTCTTAAAAAAAGCACAACTGTGCAAAAAAAAGGATTTATAATGAAAAAGATTCAATGCTTGGCAATAGCACTTCTCTGTTCACTCTTCGCCGCATGCAGCGACAGCAATTCCACCTCCACCGATCAGCACGAACACTTCGAAGCCGAAGGTTGGAACCTCTACTGGCCCGACAGGAAACTCGCCTACAGCGTTTACCAGGGCAAAGAAGACACAAGTCTTGAAACGCTCCGCGTCAATGCAAACTGCCTTAGCGAACATTTGACCGTTAAGTTCCTTGATGACGAAAAGAAAGAAGTTTCCGCACCCAAGGACGACGAGCACACACTCGGCTGGAGCATTGGCGACGAATCTATCCTCGACATCGAAGCATGTGGCAGCTGGGGTTTCCACTTAAAGGGCGTCAAGGAAGGCGAAACAACGTTGACGCTCAAGGTCAAGCACCACGATCATGCCGACGCACGTACGCCGGAAATTCGCGTCATTGTCGACAAAGCCTTGAAGGCAGAAGATTGCCCGTTCCAGGACGATGACGATGATGACTAACACCCTTTTTAGGGCTGTCATGGGGAGCCTCCTTTGCGGAGGCTTCCTTCATTTTTCTCTTGCCCAAGAATTTATCCAAGATTTAGGCAATTCAACAGTTATTGCCGAGCAATCTAGCGAAACAATTTTAAATGGCCTCCGCGAAGACGAAGTTTTAAAAGACGAAAAACTTAACCGCAAAATTTCTACAACTATCGCAGAGACTATAAAAAACGAGCCCGATATTGCCATCCGTTCGATGGGCCCTGCCGCCGCACGCCCTGTCATCAAGGGGCTTTCAAGCAGTCACGTCACGCTTACCGAAGACGGTTCCTTTTGCGGAGACATGAGCGCCACCTCGCCCGATCACGCCGTTGCATCCGAAGTCCTGACCGCACACAAATTGCGCATCACGCGCGGACCGCAAATTCTCGCACAATCTTTCGCCACCGCAGGCGGTGTCATTCAAGTCAATCACCAAGACATTCCCTACGATGATTCGCTTTTCCACAGCAACATTGCAAACTACGCCGAAACAGGCCAACCGGGATTCGCAACCGTTATCAGTGCAAATGCCAACGTTCACGGCGTTTCGCTCAAAGGTGAAGTTTCCGCCCGCAACATGGGCGACATGGAAACATCCAAAGGCACGCTCAAAAATACGGATATCGAAAACAGGAGCATCGCCATCGGTGCCGCCTACAGCCTCGAACACTTCAAATTCGGAGCATCCTTCCGCTCGTTCAATTCCGATTACGGCATTCCCGGCGGATTCATCGGTGGTCACCCCAACGGCGTAGACATTGAACTATCCAAACGCGATTTTACTTTGCAAGGACTGTACATTCCCGCAGCCCGCCCCGACACACTGAACGTCATCTTCCGTTACAATCAATACCACCACAAGGAATTTGAGACAAAGAAATACGTCGGTGCAGAATTCGCTGTCAATCAGGCAAACTTGCGCATTGAAAAATTCATCGCCAATAGCGGTCCATTTTTCGGCATCCACCTCGGTACAGAACTAGACAGCCGCTCTGTCGAAATGGGCGGTTACGTCTTTACACCACCCACCAATTCTTACGCCGCATCGCTATTTTCCATCGCTAGCATAAACGGATGGGATGGTTTAGAAATCACCTTATCCGCACGACTTGGCGGAGCATTTTTCAGGCCACGCGAAAGCGTCGTTGCAGACAAAGACGCTATTGAAGACCGCAATTTTGCACTATGGGCTTTCGCTGCCGAATTTTCACAAATCGTCGCCCCCGGGAAATTCCTGACTCTTGATGTTTTCCGCACCACACGCGCCCCGACCATCGAAGAACTCTACAACCAAGGTCCGCATCTCGCCGCCTACACTTACGAACGCGGCTATCACAAGCTCGATGATGAAAGCGGTTACGGAGCAGAACTCGAATTTCGAGATTACGGCGAGCACTTCAACTGGCGAGCCTCAACACACATCACCTGGTTCCTGAATCACTTGGCACCACGCGCCACTGGAGACACCAACTGGTCCCAACTTTTGCCGATTTATCAAGTCAGCGGAGACGACGCGCTCCTCATGGGCGCAAACGCATCCATCGAGACTTCTGCAGAGCAGGGATTCTATGCCCAAGCAGGCGCAAGTTATGTTTGTGGATTCTACCAGAACGAAAACTGGAGCGATATGCCACAAATTCCGCCGTTCCATTTTCACGCCGAAATGGCTTACATCTGGCAACACGTCCGCGCAGGAATTAACACGGAATTTGCGCTCGCGCAAAACCGCCTAGACCGCTACGAACAACGCACACCCGGCTATATCACGTTTGGTGCGCTCCTAGAATTCCACTGGTCGCTTGCACTCGCCAATTACAGCATTGTCCTCCGTGGCGATAACGTGTTCAACGCCGACGTACGCAACCATCTTTCTCGACTCAAATCCGTCATGCCCGAGAAAGGACGCAATATAAGCATCCTCGCAAAAGTCGAGATTTAGTGGCAAAGCGGTGGCGATTATGGTCTTTCTCGCGCGATATTTGTATATTCTTTAGCGTAAAAAAGAAGAATTACGATGGCCGATAAAGAATTGCTTGATAAAGAAGTTTTAAAGACCGTTAGCCGCATTGAACTTTCCGTGCGCGGCACGCTCGACACCGTGATGACCGGAGCTTACCACAGTTCCTTCAAAGGGAACGGTATGGAATTCAGCGAAGTTCGCGAATACATGCCCGGCGATGACGTGCGCACAATTGACTGGAACGTGACCGCTCGAACCGGCACGCCTTACGTCAAAAAGTTCATCGAAGAACGCGAAATGACTATGCTCCTCATGGTCGATGCTTCAAGCAGCTCCGAATTTGGTTCTGGCAAGCAAATGAAGGGCGAAGTCATGGCAACGCTCACGGCTCTCCTCGCCTTTGCGGCCATCAAGAATAACGACAAGGTCGGCCTCCTCATTTATACCGATCAGGTCGAACTTTTCATCCCGCCCGAAAAAGGCCGCAAGCACGTATTGCGCCTCATCCGCGAAATTCTTTACTTCAAGCCGCAACACCATGGCACCAATACGCAAGTAGCCTTGGAATATGCCGGCAAGATTTTGAACCGCAAAGCTGTCGTTGTCGTAATGAGTGACTTTTTGGATGAAGGTTTCGAAAACGCATTCAAGATTTTGCGCAAGCGCCATGACGTTCTCGCCGTGTCCGTCGTTGACCCGCGCGAAATGGAACTTCCGCCCGCAGGCCTCGTAGAACTCGAAGACCCCGAAACCGGCGAAACGCTTTTAATCGACACTGGCGATGCCGCCTTCCGCGAAGCATTCGCCCGCGAAGCCAAACGTCAAGGCAAAGCCACCAAGGAACTCTTCCAGCGCATGTCCATTGACTTTGTCCGCATCGAGACTCACGACGACTTCAAGGAAACCGTCGCCCCGCTCATCGAGCACTTCCGCCGCCGCGCTCGCGCTGCCAGCCGGTAACGCGAAAGCCGCAAGAATGTAAAGCAAAAGCCGTGCGACTTTAAACCGTCGCCGGTCTATACCCGAGCAATTTCATGCTATAAAGCGCAGTGCCCTTGCTGATGCTACGAACACCTGTTGCATATCCGAAAATTTTTCGAAGCGGCACGTCAGCTTTCAAAAAGTGCGTTTTGCCATCGCCTTCGATTTCTTTCACTTTGCCGTCACGGGCCTGGATATCACCCGTCACAAGCCCCGCAAAATTCACAGGGCATTCGAGTGAAAGTTCCATCACAGGTTCATACAATTGCACATCAGCAGGTTTCACGAGCTTTGCCACCGCATCCGCACAGCATTTCTTGATCATCGGCGGGAGCGCCCCTTCCGTCCATTCAAAGCGATGGACTTCAAAACGCACACCCACAAGCGGGCCCTTGCCGAGCACGCCAACTTCAGTCGATTCCAAAAGTGCCGAGCGCACGCCTGCCAAAATTTCAAGCGGAGCCTTTTCCATAAATTCCGCAGACAAGCGAATGTCATGCGCATCGCCTTCTAGCGGAGATGCCGAAATACTGATGGCCATTTTGTGCGGGCCAATCTGGAATGTATTTTCGGCAGGTCCAACTTCGCGGCACAAACGTTCTTGCCACCGCACCTCAGGGCTCCCTGCACGCACTTCGCAACCAAATTCACGTTTGAGGCGAGCGAGCAAAACATCAAGCTGCACCTCGCCCACGGTATGCAAATACCAGAATCCGCCATCGTCCTTTTGCACGCGGAAACTCGGATCCATTCGTGCAAGCACTGAGAGGCTGCGTTCCACGTGGGCATAATCTTCCGTGCGTACGCATTCCACACGTGTTTGCAACAATGGCAAATAATTTTCGCTGATTGACGGCGCGGCATTCCCCGCCGCACTCTCGTCTCTCGTCTCTCGTCTACCATCTAACCAAATCACCTGCCCGAGTTCCGTTTCAAACGGCGAGACCATCGCATAAATATCGCCCGAACGGATTTCATCCACAGGCAAAAGCATATTCGCCTTGAGCCTTGAAAATTCAAAACCCGCCGGCCAATCGCGACGCAACAAATCCACGTGACTGCGGAACAGCGAAATCTCGCCCACGCCACGGAAATGTCTCAAGCGCACAACTTGCCCAAGCTCATTTTTTACAAACGTCGGGACTTCCGGCAAAAAGAACGAAAGCGCCGTCACAAGGCTGCGAATGCCAAAGCCTTCCAGCGCAGAACCCGCATAACAAATCACGTACTCATCGCTAGCCGCAAGAGCTTTGAGCCCACGCAAAAGCATCTTCGGCGGCACCGGCTTATTTTCAAGCGCAAGTGACAAAATTTCATCGTCAAAATTGCTTGCAAATTCCACCGCTTC
Coding sequences within it:
- a CDS encoding metal ABC transporter ATP-binding protein; translation: MNNNLNTNSISQTKSPLLKCSNITLGYGSKNIVNNFNYTIHSGDYLSIIGRNGCGKTTFLRGLAGVLHPRAGKIELSSGLKRNQIGYLPQITVTQKDFPASVEEIVLSAFQGKNLLLPFYGKALRKRADECLELTHATNLRKESFRELSGGQKQRVLLARALCAAERLLLLDEPVTGLDPESSQNMYNIIKDLHENKNMTIVMVTHDIDAARNNSTRILNFNEIMQ
- a CDS encoding GTP-binding protein → MKQPIRNIAILAHVDAGKTTLSERILFAAGEIHRPGRVEDGLATMDYMPEEKERGITIESGVAHFEWKNTWFNFIDTPGHVDFGAEVDMALTAVEGAVLVVSAASGVETQTLASFRKLRESRVRTILFVNKLDNPDYSLDETLINIEETLGVRPVLMSVPQFKNGKMCAMLDVLSQSRLVHSESGAEVLDDGWESDAGAAEERALLKKYYDEAVEFASNFDDEILSLALENKPVPPKMLLRGLKALAASDEYVICYAGSALEGFGIRSLVTALSFFLPEVPTFVKNELGQVVRLRHFRGVGEISLFRSHVDLLRRDWPAGFEFSRLKANMLLPVDEIRSGDIYAMVSPFETELGQVIWLDGRRETRDESAAGNAAPSISENYLPLLQTRVECVRTEDYAHVERSLSVLARMDPSFRVQKDDGGFWYLHTVGEVQLDVLLARLKREFGCEVRAGSPEVRWQERLCREVGPAENTFQIGPHKMAISISASPLEGDAHDIRLSAEFMEKAPLEILAGVRSALLESTEVGVLGKGPLVGVRFEVHRFEWTEGALPPMIKKCCADAVAKLVKPADVQLYEPVMELSLECPVNFAGLVTGDIQARDGKVKEIEGDGKTHFLKADVPLRKIFGYATGVRSISKGTALYSMKLLGYRPATV
- a CDS encoding DUF58 domain-containing protein, which translates into the protein MADKELLDKEVLKTVSRIELSVRGTLDTVMTGAYHSSFKGNGMEFSEVREYMPGDDVRTIDWNVTARTGTPYVKKFIEEREMTMLLMVDASSSSEFGSGKQMKGEVMATLTALLAFAAIKNNDKVGLLIYTDQVELFIPPEKGRKHVLRLIREILYFKPQHHGTNTQVALEYAGKILNRKAVVVVMSDFLDEGFENAFKILRKRHDVLAVSVVDPREMELPPAGLVELEDPETGETLLIDTGDAAFREAFAREAKRQGKATKELFQRMSIDFVRIETHDDFKETVAPLIEHFRRRARAASR
- a CDS encoding CobW family GTP-binding protein: MKKNKKPVILITGYLGSGKTTLLNNILKQEKRKVALIVNDMGSINVDAEILKKNGSNVTECPMFELQNGCICCTLRDEFIQQIEKISNLDSIEVVFVEASGISDPGAVSASFLAYEDENPNTNVYLTSIVTVVDADRIYREFLSDLKLRKDEMFNDIELSQEEISTLIVDQIEFCNFIALNKCDLLSEDQLKEVESIVRDFQTRAPIIRSVNAEIDIDKIMTKKPFNYGQIDSSSAIQKAMESLKNPSRSSSGCVDEYGISSFVFEARKPFNRERFMEFVNNRYPTQLIRSKGYIWFSDCSRDVQLFEQAGRNSSVMPVSYWIDALQEDVKQSYIASNPELKENWDSRFGDRENQVVFIGRGYNKDEIMLELEKCLDERAIA
- a CDS encoding metal ABC transporter substrate-binding protein: MKKIYSLACAIFVAALFAFVACNDAPQNNTTKESKLSVVTTIFPEFSWAKSILGDQTNSVDLALLIKNGIDLHSFKPTAQDIAKIASADMVIYVGGESDDWIEKALEATPKKGRTEINLMKVLGDRVKVEEVVEGMQAEEEHEHHHHDEEVENDEHVWLSLKNAEIIVNKIAEELSKLDAAHATVYKQNADAYIAQIQSLDKEYREAVNGATRKTVLFGDRFPFRYLVDDYGIKYYAAFVGCSAESEASFETIAFLAGKMDAESLPVIFTIENSNDKIAKAVLAASKNSKSAQILSINSMQSITEAQIAGGIDYLSLMKSNLDVLKKALN
- a CDS encoding TonB-dependent receptor, with the translated sequence MMTNTLFRAVMGSLLCGGFLHFSLAQEFIQDLGNSTVIAEQSSETILNGLREDEVLKDEKLNRKISTTIAETIKNEPDIAIRSMGPAAARPVIKGLSSSHVTLTEDGSFCGDMSATSPDHAVASEVLTAHKLRITRGPQILAQSFATAGGVIQVNHQDIPYDDSLFHSNIANYAETGQPGFATVISANANVHGVSLKGEVSARNMGDMETSKGTLKNTDIENRSIAIGAAYSLEHFKFGASFRSFNSDYGIPGGFIGGHPNGVDIELSKRDFTLQGLYIPAARPDTLNVIFRYNQYHHKEFETKKYVGAEFAVNQANLRIEKFIANSGPFFGIHLGTELDSRSVEMGGYVFTPPTNSYAASLFSIASINGWDGLEITLSARLGGAFFRPRESVVADKDAIEDRNFALWAFAAEFSQIVAPGKFLTLDVFRTTRAPTIEELYNQGPHLAAYTYERGYHKLDDESGYGAELEFRDYGEHFNWRASTHITWFLNHLAPRATGDTNWSQLLPIYQVSGDDALLMGANASIETSAEQGFYAQAGASYVCGFYQNENWSDMPQIPPFHFHAEMAYIWQHVRAGINTEFALAQNRLDRYEQRTPGYITFGALLEFHWSLALANYSIVLRGDNVFNADVRNHLSRLKSVMPEKGRNISILAKVEI
- a CDS encoding metal ABC transporter permease; the encoded protein is MLDKLFFYLDFPFVRYAIIVGTLISLCSSLLGVTLVLKRYSYIGDGLSHVAFGALAIAAVLKVTNNMLIILPVTIVVAILLLCGGKDARIKGDAAIAMVSAGALAIGYLLMNIFSSSANIAGDVCTTLFGSMSILTLKPTDVYLCVTLSAIVLVTFVLFYHKIFAITFDENFARATGVNVNFFNLLIAIIIAAIIVLAMNLVGALLVSALVVFPALSAMRVFKSFFTVTVAAATISVICSLTGIIAAILAGTPVGSTIVAADIVAFLICFIASTLRNRRM
- a CDS encoding Hsp20/alpha crystallin family protein, whose translation is MMNTQILPNAFYGIQNFIDSLNAANAQGESTYTPKADYYETEGGFALEVELPGVKKEDMDIQVEKNILTVKATRARKDEKFTYERSFRLADDIDTDNIKVSLENGILKFDLSKKAQAAARKITIA
- a CDS encoding Fur family transcriptional regulator; protein product: MVKTEYKTQTRQMILDYMVKNPDRIFKASEIAQSLPDVSLSTIYRNLARLEEAGMVQIVGAEKNNELQYRYTGPGRCASKMHLVCKDCGKFFHLEGPALRLLQHSIERLNGFILDQQQSVLLGHCAVCSRQRK